Within the Rhodopirellula bahusiensis genome, the region GTTTGGTTTTGCGGTCATTCACTCGGTGGTGCGATGGCCACCATCTGTGCCGGTCGGTGCTATCTGTCTCATATCAAGTCGGTGCCGCGAGGACTATTTTCTTATGGCAGCCCGCGAGTCGGCGACAAACGCTATATCAATTACGTCGAACTGCCGCATTACCGTTACGTCAACAACAACGACGTTGTCACTCGAGTCCCACCCGCCTGGATGGGTTATCGGCACTGCGGCACCGAAGTCTATATCAACCGCAATGGACGAATTGGCCATCTCGGACTGATCCGAAAACGTCGCGACCGCTGGCACGGCTTCTTGCGTGGGCTGAGGCGTTTCAGGGTGGATCATTTCAGCGACCACCCGCTGCACAATTACATCGATCCCATCTTGGAAGCCGTTCGAAAAGAACACGATGCAATGGGGCGTGGCGAAAGCGCCGTCGATGCTTCAGACTTGACGAAACAAGCTCCCAAAACCGAAGCCCCCTGACGGACACTCCATGAATTCGCCTTCGCCGAATCCATCCGAAGATCGCCCCTCGCAAGCATCCGCTTCCGACCGCTTCGCACGTGAACCGGAAGTCGTCCAAATTGGCGGCGTCGAACTCAAACTCGCCCATCCCTACGACGCCGCGAGTGACTGGATTGGCCAAAACGAATTGCTGATGCAATTGTTGGCTTGCTGGTTGACCGTCGATGAATCGGATCTCCCGCTCACTCCTCGTTTGATCGGTTCGCCGGGAGTTGGCAAGACTCAACTCGCCATCGCGGCGACCAAACGCCAGGGCTTGCCGCTCTACATCTACCAGTGCACCGCCGACACCCGTCCCGAAGACCTGCTGATCACTCCCGTGCTCAGCCGCGGTGGCGAGATCGCTTACCACGCCTCGCCGTTGGTCAGTGCCATGATCACCGGCGGCGTTTGCATCTTGGATGAAGGCAACCGGATGAACGAAAAGTCGTGGGCATCGCTTGCTCCGCTCTTCGACAGTCGCCGCT harbors:
- a CDS encoding lipase family protein → MSEPSDALELKPIAGVVQDPNEVPVVVHSDVKGSIEDMTFLQKSLLFAELAMIAYNDEREATVAAAMVGFPDVTFFDHDGSQAYRFRNDHDCVIACRGTEPNEWNDIRADANAASVLAETAGKVHRGFKTEVDDLWPMLETALVGNEQPVWFCGHSLGGAMATICAGRCYLSHIKSVPRGLFSYGSPRVGDKRYINYVELPHYRYVNNNDVVTRVPPAWMGYRHCGTEVYINRNGRIGHLGLIRKRRDRWHGFLRGLRRFRVDHFSDHPLHNYIDPILEAVRKEHDAMGRGESAVDASDLTKQAPKTEAP